A single Candidatus Caldatribacterium sp. DNA region contains:
- a CDS encoding purine-nucleoside phosphorylase gives MELRKQIEESVRFIQERIRFTPRIGIILGTGLGKLVDEVEIDRVIPYEEIPHFPVSTVETHRGNLVLGFLSGKPVVVMQGRFHYYEGYTLQQVTFPVRVMKGLGAEVLIVSNAAGGLNRNMRRGDLMIITDHINLLGD, from the coding sequence ATGGAACTTCGTAAACAAATCGAGGAGAGTGTTCGGTTCATTCAGGAGAGGATTCGTTTTACCCCTCGTATCGGCATTATCCTGGGAACAGGACTTGGGAAACTCGTGGACGAGGTGGAGATTGACCGGGTTATCCCGTACGAGGAGATTCCCCATTTCCCGGTCTCTACCGTTGAAACACACCGGGGAAATCTCGTTCTCGGTTTCCTCTCGGGAAAACCCGTTGTGGTCATGCAAGGGCGTTTCCACTACTATGAAGGGTATACCCTGCAGCAGGTGACCTTTCCGGTACGGGTTATGAAGGGTCTTGGGGCGGAAGTGCTCATTGTGAGCAATGCGGCAGGAGGTCTCAACCGGAACATGCGTCGTGGGGACCTTATGATTATTACCGACCACATTAACCTCCTTGGGGAT
- the xerD gene encoding site-specific tyrosine recombinase XerD: MSSRRPEELLEAFLHFLFWEQRVAENTVLAYRQDITSFLRFLKERGVEDFADVDLSTLEAFVAHESQAGLKPATLARRISALRTFFRFLVREKVTRENLAKLLDAPRIQRRLPEVLTVAEVEALISACDTRTPYGIRDRAILELMYSSGLRVSEVVLLEFQHLDLEEQMLRLWGKGFKERIVPFGERAKEALLAYLKGARRFLLKGRRSKYIFISGPTGKPLSRQSVWNMVKRYALQAGITKHITPHTLRHTFATHLLEGGAELRVVQEFLGHSDIATTQVYTHVNRKFLRESYERAFPRK, translated from the coding sequence GTGTCCAGCCGTCGGCCTGAAGAGCTCCTCGAGGCGTTTCTGCACTTCCTTTTCTGGGAACAGCGGGTGGCCGAGAATACGGTTCTTGCGTACCGTCAGGACATCACGAGCTTCCTCCGCTTCCTCAAGGAGCGTGGAGTGGAAGACTTTGCCGACGTGGACCTCAGCACCCTTGAGGCTTTCGTAGCGCATGAGTCCCAGGCGGGCCTGAAGCCGGCAACCCTTGCGCGCCGCATCTCTGCGCTCCGCACGTTCTTTCGCTTCCTCGTTCGGGAAAAGGTCACCCGGGAGAATTTGGCAAAACTCCTCGATGCTCCTCGCATTCAGAGGCGTCTCCCCGAAGTGCTCACGGTTGCAGAGGTGGAAGCGCTCATTTCTGCCTGTGATACGAGGACACCTTACGGAATTCGGGATCGGGCCATACTTGAGCTCATGTACTCGAGTGGTCTCAGGGTGAGTGAGGTGGTTCTCCTTGAATTCCAGCACCTTGATCTTGAGGAGCAGATGCTCCGGCTCTGGGGGAAGGGCTTCAAGGAACGTATCGTTCCTTTTGGGGAAAGGGCAAAAGAGGCACTCCTTGCGTACCTTAAGGGTGCCCGGCGTTTTCTCCTCAAAGGCAGAAGGAGCAAGTACATTTTTATCAGCGGTCCCACCGGGAAACCACTGAGCCGCCAGAGCGTCTGGAACATGGTGAAGCGATACGCTCTTCAGGCAGGTATCACGAAGCACATCACTCCCCACACGCTCCGCCACACCTTTGCAACACACCTTCTTGAAGGGGGTGCAGAGCTCCGGGTGGTCCAGGAGTTCCTTGGGCACAGTGATATTGCAACGACCCAGGTGTACACTCATGTCAACAGGAAATTCCTGCGTGAGTCTTACGAACGAGCATTCCCGAGAAAGTAA